In one window of Candidatus Methylomirabilota bacterium DNA:
- a CDS encoding Lrp/AsnC ligand binding domain-containing protein, with amino-acid sequence MTTTAYVLIEGASDQTANIVKALQKIKGVKSAHAVTGPYDVIACVEATDVGTVGTVVLSKIRTLKGVMRTVTCVAV; translated from the coding sequence ATGACAACCACTGCGTACGTCCTGATCGAAGGTGCATCGGATCAGACGGCCAACATCGTAAAAGCGTTACAGAAAATAAAGGGGGTAAAGTCGGCTCATGCCGTGACCGGACCCTACGACGTCATCGCGTGCGTTGAGGCAACCGATGTCGGTACAGTTGGGACAGTTGTCCTCTCGAAGATCCGCACCTTGAAGGGCGTCATGCGAACAGTGACCTGCGTCGCCGTCTAG